In Perca fluviatilis chromosome 3, GENO_Pfluv_1.0, whole genome shotgun sequence, the following proteins share a genomic window:
- the LOC120555579 gene encoding regulator of G-protein signaling 9-binding protein, whose protein sequence is MGKDECKTMLDALNKVTACYRHLVIALGSTSDSQNLREELKRTRKKAQELAVANRTKLTSLLKDKSISKEDRAEYERLWVLFSSSMELLEVDMKRSLEIGQDFPLKVPTRHLIQTGMTGSTTTVAARAMSVQNMKYEADSNIDTADLRDLQCEISQVSQMMEEMEMKVQVAPWAVEAKQEAGAELKSNMSVGNSSVGVISICEEEPKEEEGGGSRDSGFASICAVVIFLVIVTVAVVLGYLVINMS, encoded by the coding sequence ATGGGGAAAGATGAGTGCAAAACAATGCTGGACGCTTTGAACAAAGTGACCGCTTGCTACAGGCATTTGGTCATCGCCCTGGGAAGCACCTCGGACTCGCAGAACCTGCGGGAGGAGCTGAAGAGGACCCGCAAAAAGGCCCAGGAGCTGGCCGTGGCCAACAGGACTAAACTGACCTCTCTGCTCAAAGACAAGAGCATCAGCAAAGAGGACCGGGCCGAGTACGAGCGCCTATGGGTGCTGTTCTCGAGCAGCATGGAGCTCCTGGAGGTGGACATGAAACGGTCCCTGGAGATAGGGCAGGATTTCCCCCTCAAGGTGCCGACGAGACACCTGATCCAGACGGGGATGACCGGCAGCACCACCACGGTGGCGGCCCGGGCCATGAGCGTGCAGAACATGAAGTACGAGGCGGACAGCAACATCGACACGGCGGACCTCCGGGACCTGCAGTGCGAGATCTCCCAGGTGAGCCAGATGATGGAGGAGATGGAGATGAAGGTGCAGGTGGCGCCGTGGGCCGTCGAGGCGAAGCAGGAAGCAGGCGCGGAGCTCAAGTCCAACATGAGTGTGGGGAATTCCTCCGTGGGTGTGATCTCCATCTGCGAAGAGGAGCccaaagaagaggaaggaggcgGCAGCAGGGATAGTGGCTTCGCGTCGATCTGCGCTGTGGTTATATTCTTAGTCATCGTTACGGTGGCTGTGGTTCTAGGATATTTGGTCATCAACATGTCCTGA
- the nudt19 gene encoding nucleoside diphosphate-linked moiety X motif 19, protein MNTNLKHWKEAATLILAAGHRLGADCLSARTPPLAAPGSPLGSSYGRSHLPHKSCFDYDVLLLKRSSKSGFMPNAYVFPGGMVDSSDFSSEWLDIFKSFRNFPNFGLRSVTQPVETRPPMFATDRLKLGSPIPGEVAFRICALRETFEESGVLLVVSKVEEKSLLKSIEDRRATDQVPHNNVSDMCGRELTKWRALVNQNPSNFIRMCRELEVLPNIWALHEWGNWLTPTGRYGMTRFDTAFFICCLQEIPHTLQDEKEIVRFQWSTPSEVLQSYQARELWIAPPQFYELSRMCRLPLLYDLHNFSSQRATEGCEQWLPVVSLKDEHYISLLPGDKRYPLDTSGEAEVGASADPQLEDPQDDSALHRIVIVDPSTITLQITITPKYKHLLPVVEQTFPLDSKSQL, encoded by the exons ATGAATACCAATTTGAAGCACTGGAAGGAGGCGGCCACCCTTATTTTAGCCGCAGGCCACAGGCTTGGTGCAGACTGTTTATCGGCGAGGACACCGCCGCTAGCCGCCCCGGGTTCGCCGCTGGGCAGCAGCTACGGACGGTCACACCTGCCGCACAAGTCCTGCTTCGATTACGACGTTTTACTGCTTAAGCGAAGcagcaaaagtggattcatGCCTAATGCGTATGTGTTTCCCGGCGGTATGGTGGACTCTTCGGACTTTTCGAGTGAATGGCTGGACATTTTTAAATCTTTCAGGAACTTTCCTAATTTTGGTTTGAGAAGCGTCACCCAGCCGGTGGAGACTAGACCTCCGATGTTCGCCACAGACCGACTGAAACTGGGCTCTCCCATCCCGGGAGAGGTCGCCTTCCGGATCTGCGCCTTGAGGGAGACGTTTGAGGAGTCCGGTGTGCTCCTGGTTGTGTCTAAAGTGGAAGAGAAAAGTTTGTTGAAAAGCATAGAGGACAGGCGTGCCACTGATCAAGTACCACACAACAATGTAAGCGATATGTGCGGTCGTGAACTCACCAAGTGGAGGGCTCTGGTGAACCAGAACCCCTCCAACTTCATCAGGATGTGCAGAGAGTTGGAGGTGTTGCCCAACATCTGGGCTTTACATGAGTGGGGCAACTGGCTGACTCCCACAGGCCGATACGGTATGACGAGGTTTGACACAGCTTTCTTCATCTGCTGCTTGCAGGAGATCCCCCACACACTTCAAGATGAGAAGGAAATAGTGCGCTTTCAG tggtCCACACCCTCAGAGGTCCTCCAGAGCTACCAGGCACGGGAGTTGTGGATCGCCCCTCCACAGTTCTACGAGCTCAGCCGCATGTGCCGCCTCCCTTTGCTATATGACCTCCACAACTTCTCCAGCCAGCGTGCCACAGAGGGCTGCGAACAGTGGCTGCCTGTTGTTTCCCTAAAAGATGAACACTACATATCACTGCTGCCAG GTGACAAACGCTACCCGTTGGACACTTCAGGAGAGGCTGAGGTGGGTGCGAGCGCAGACCCTCAGCTGGAGGATCCTCAGGACGACTCTGCACTGCACCGCATAGTGATCGTAGATCCCTCCACTATAACTCTACAGATCACCATCACACCCAAGTACAAACATCTGCTCCCTGTTGTAGAGCAAACGTTCCCACTTGACTCAAAAAGTCAGCTTTGA
- the slc7a9 gene encoding b(0,+)-type amino acid transporter 1 isoform X1, translating into MHQQTEMEEGNIKKRKESQNGSTGHSMDCQNKEKQPKATVLQKDVGLLSAICLIVGTMIGSGIFISPKSVLLYSGAVGPCLLIWAACGVLATLGALCYAELGTMITKSGGEYSYLSEAFGSHIAYLYSWTSVMVLKPSSFAIITLSFAEYASAPFYPGCTPPLLVTKCLSAAALFLIVTVNCLSVKLASYVQNFFTAAKLFIILVIVVGGMVMLAQGNTETFSNAFEGTSSSFGAIGLAFYNGLWAYDGWNQLNFITEELKNPFRNLPLAILIGIPLVSVCYVLVNVAYFSVMTSTELLLSPAVAVTFGDRVLHPLSWIIPLFVVFSTFGSANGSCFTAGRLAYVSGREGHMVKILSYISLKRYTPAPALILNGMLAIFYIIPADINTLINYFSFAQWVFYGLTALALIVMRFTRKELHRPVKVPIVIAGLMVVVSCYLVLAPIIEKPELEYLYCTIFIFSGLLLYYPFVHWKVNWARKLMRPITMHLQLLMEVVPPEKTE; encoded by the exons ATGCACCAGCAGACAGAAATGGAGGAAGGCAACATCAAGAAGAGGAAAGAGTCGCAGAATGGTTCCACCGGCCACAGCATGGACTGTCAGAATAAAGAGAAGCAGCCGAAAGCTACTGTGCTTCAAAAAGat GTTGGTCTGTTAAGTGCCATCTGTCTGATTGTGGGGACGATGATTGGCTCGGGCATCTTTATTTCTCCTAAGTCGGTTCTGCTGTACTCTGGAGCTGTGGGACCCTGCCTCCTCATCTGGGCTGCCTGTGGCGTGTTAGCCACTCTGG GAGCACTGTGCTATGCTGAGCTTGGCACCATGATCACCAAGTCGGGGGGAGAGTATTCGTATTTATCGGAGGCTTTTGGCTCCCACATAGCCTACCTTTACTCCTGGACCTCTGTCATGGTGCTGAAGCCCTCCTCTTTTGCCATCATCACTCTGAGCTTTGCAGAATACGCCTCTGCTCCTTTCTACCCTGGCTGTACGCCTCCTCTTCTTGTTACCAAGTGTCTTTCAGCAGCAGCTTTAT TTTTGATCGTCACCGTCAACTGTTTAAGTGTAAAACTGGCAAGCTACGTGCAGAACTTCTTCACTGCAGCCAAACTTTTCATCATCCTTGTCATCGTGGTTGGTGGCATGGTTATGTTGGCACAAG GAAACACTGAGACATTCTCAAATGCATTTGAAGGCACATCATCATCTTTTGGAGCAATCGGACTTGCATTCTATAATGGGCTTTGGGCTTATGATGGATG GAATCAACTGAATTTCATTACAGAAGAGCTGAAAAACCCATTCAG GAACTTGCCACTGGCCATCCTCATTGGGATCCCTTTGGTATCTGTGTGCTACGTGTTGGTCAACGTCGCTTACTTTTCTGTTATGACCAGCACTGAACTGCTGTTGTCTCCAGCTGTTGCTGTG acttttggagacaGAGTCCTTCACCCTTTGTCTTGGATCATTCCTCTCTTTGTTGTCTTCTCTACATTTGGCTCTGCCAATGGAAGCTGCTTCACCGCTGGCAG ACTGGCCTATGTATCTGGTAGAGAGGGTCACATGGTGAAAATTTTATCTTATATTAGCCTGAAGCGCTACACTCCAGCCCCTGCTCTCATATTAAAT GGTATGTTGGCTATTTTCTACATAATCCCAGCAGACATTAACACCCTCATTAACTACTTCAGCTTTGCTCAGTGGGTGTTTTACGGTCTCACAGCACTAGCTCTCATAGTCATGCGTTTCACAAGGAAGGAGCTTCATAGACCAGTAAAG GTGCCGATTGTCATAGCAGGCCTAATGGTCGTGGTGTCCTGCTACTTAGTCCTGGCTCCCATCATTGAAAAGCCAGAGCTGGAGTACCTCTACTGTACTATCTTCATCTTCAGTGGACTTCTTCTTTACTACCCTTTTGTCCACTGGAAGGTCAACTGGGCACGCAAACTCATGA GGCCCATTACCATGCATCTCCAGCTGCTGATGGAAGTAGTTCCTCCTGAGAAAACCGAATGA
- the slc7a9 gene encoding b(0,+)-type amino acid transporter 1 isoform X2, with the protein MEEGNIKKRKESQNGSTGHSMDCQNKEKQPKATVLQKDVGLLSAICLIVGTMIGSGIFISPKSVLLYSGAVGPCLLIWAACGVLATLGALCYAELGTMITKSGGEYSYLSEAFGSHIAYLYSWTSVMVLKPSSFAIITLSFAEYASAPFYPGCTPPLLVTKCLSAAALFLIVTVNCLSVKLASYVQNFFTAAKLFIILVIVVGGMVMLAQGNTETFSNAFEGTSSSFGAIGLAFYNGLWAYDGWNQLNFITEELKNPFRNLPLAILIGIPLVSVCYVLVNVAYFSVMTSTELLLSPAVAVTFGDRVLHPLSWIIPLFVVFSTFGSANGSCFTAGRLAYVSGREGHMVKILSYISLKRYTPAPALILNGMLAIFYIIPADINTLINYFSFAQWVFYGLTALALIVMRFTRKELHRPVKVPIVIAGLMVVVSCYLVLAPIIEKPELEYLYCTIFIFSGLLLYYPFVHWKVNWARKLMRPITMHLQLLMEVVPPEKTE; encoded by the exons ATGGAGGAAGGCAACATCAAGAAGAGGAAAGAGTCGCAGAATGGTTCCACCGGCCACAGCATGGACTGTCAGAATAAAGAGAAGCAGCCGAAAGCTACTGTGCTTCAAAAAGat GTTGGTCTGTTAAGTGCCATCTGTCTGATTGTGGGGACGATGATTGGCTCGGGCATCTTTATTTCTCCTAAGTCGGTTCTGCTGTACTCTGGAGCTGTGGGACCCTGCCTCCTCATCTGGGCTGCCTGTGGCGTGTTAGCCACTCTGG GAGCACTGTGCTATGCTGAGCTTGGCACCATGATCACCAAGTCGGGGGGAGAGTATTCGTATTTATCGGAGGCTTTTGGCTCCCACATAGCCTACCTTTACTCCTGGACCTCTGTCATGGTGCTGAAGCCCTCCTCTTTTGCCATCATCACTCTGAGCTTTGCAGAATACGCCTCTGCTCCTTTCTACCCTGGCTGTACGCCTCCTCTTCTTGTTACCAAGTGTCTTTCAGCAGCAGCTTTAT TTTTGATCGTCACCGTCAACTGTTTAAGTGTAAAACTGGCAAGCTACGTGCAGAACTTCTTCACTGCAGCCAAACTTTTCATCATCCTTGTCATCGTGGTTGGTGGCATGGTTATGTTGGCACAAG GAAACACTGAGACATTCTCAAATGCATTTGAAGGCACATCATCATCTTTTGGAGCAATCGGACTTGCATTCTATAATGGGCTTTGGGCTTATGATGGATG GAATCAACTGAATTTCATTACAGAAGAGCTGAAAAACCCATTCAG GAACTTGCCACTGGCCATCCTCATTGGGATCCCTTTGGTATCTGTGTGCTACGTGTTGGTCAACGTCGCTTACTTTTCTGTTATGACCAGCACTGAACTGCTGTTGTCTCCAGCTGTTGCTGTG acttttggagacaGAGTCCTTCACCCTTTGTCTTGGATCATTCCTCTCTTTGTTGTCTTCTCTACATTTGGCTCTGCCAATGGAAGCTGCTTCACCGCTGGCAG ACTGGCCTATGTATCTGGTAGAGAGGGTCACATGGTGAAAATTTTATCTTATATTAGCCTGAAGCGCTACACTCCAGCCCCTGCTCTCATATTAAAT GGTATGTTGGCTATTTTCTACATAATCCCAGCAGACATTAACACCCTCATTAACTACTTCAGCTTTGCTCAGTGGGTGTTTTACGGTCTCACAGCACTAGCTCTCATAGTCATGCGTTTCACAAGGAAGGAGCTTCATAGACCAGTAAAG GTGCCGATTGTCATAGCAGGCCTAATGGTCGTGGTGTCCTGCTACTTAGTCCTGGCTCCCATCATTGAAAAGCCAGAGCTGGAGTACCTCTACTGTACTATCTTCATCTTCAGTGGACTTCTTCTTTACTACCCTTTTGTCCACTGGAAGGTCAACTGGGCACGCAAACTCATGA GGCCCATTACCATGCATCTCCAGCTGCTGATGGAAGTAGTTCCTCCTGAGAAAACCGAATGA
- the slc7a9 gene encoding b(0,+)-type amino acid transporter 1 isoform X3, which translates to MEEGNIKKRKESQNGSTGHSMDCQNKEKQPKATVLQKDVGLLSAICLIVGTMIGSGIFISPKSVLLYSGAVGPCLLIWAACGVLATLGALCYAELGTMITKSGGEYSYLSEAFGSHIAYLYSWTSVMVLKPSSFAIITLSFAEYASAPFYPGCTPPLLVTKCLSAAALFLIVTVNCLSVKLASYVQNFFTAAKLFIILVIVVGGMVMLAQGNTETFSNAFEGTSSSFGAIGLAFYNGLWAYDGWNQLNFITEELKNPFRNLPLAILIGIPLVSVCYVLVNVAYFSVMTSTELLLSPAVAVTFGDRVLHPLSWIIPLFVVFSTFGSANGSCFTAGRLAYVSGREGHMVKILSYISLKRYTPAPALILNVPIVIAGLMVVVSCYLVLAPIIEKPELEYLYCTIFIFSGLLLYYPFVHWKVNWARKLMRPITMHLQLLMEVVPPEKTE; encoded by the exons ATGGAGGAAGGCAACATCAAGAAGAGGAAAGAGTCGCAGAATGGTTCCACCGGCCACAGCATGGACTGTCAGAATAAAGAGAAGCAGCCGAAAGCTACTGTGCTTCAAAAAGat GTTGGTCTGTTAAGTGCCATCTGTCTGATTGTGGGGACGATGATTGGCTCGGGCATCTTTATTTCTCCTAAGTCGGTTCTGCTGTACTCTGGAGCTGTGGGACCCTGCCTCCTCATCTGGGCTGCCTGTGGCGTGTTAGCCACTCTGG GAGCACTGTGCTATGCTGAGCTTGGCACCATGATCACCAAGTCGGGGGGAGAGTATTCGTATTTATCGGAGGCTTTTGGCTCCCACATAGCCTACCTTTACTCCTGGACCTCTGTCATGGTGCTGAAGCCCTCCTCTTTTGCCATCATCACTCTGAGCTTTGCAGAATACGCCTCTGCTCCTTTCTACCCTGGCTGTACGCCTCCTCTTCTTGTTACCAAGTGTCTTTCAGCAGCAGCTTTAT TTTTGATCGTCACCGTCAACTGTTTAAGTGTAAAACTGGCAAGCTACGTGCAGAACTTCTTCACTGCAGCCAAACTTTTCATCATCCTTGTCATCGTGGTTGGTGGCATGGTTATGTTGGCACAAG GAAACACTGAGACATTCTCAAATGCATTTGAAGGCACATCATCATCTTTTGGAGCAATCGGACTTGCATTCTATAATGGGCTTTGGGCTTATGATGGATG GAATCAACTGAATTTCATTACAGAAGAGCTGAAAAACCCATTCAG GAACTTGCCACTGGCCATCCTCATTGGGATCCCTTTGGTATCTGTGTGCTACGTGTTGGTCAACGTCGCTTACTTTTCTGTTATGACCAGCACTGAACTGCTGTTGTCTCCAGCTGTTGCTGTG acttttggagacaGAGTCCTTCACCCTTTGTCTTGGATCATTCCTCTCTTTGTTGTCTTCTCTACATTTGGCTCTGCCAATGGAAGCTGCTTCACCGCTGGCAG ACTGGCCTATGTATCTGGTAGAGAGGGTCACATGGTGAAAATTTTATCTTATATTAGCCTGAAGCGCTACACTCCAGCCCCTGCTCTCATATTAAAT GTGCCGATTGTCATAGCAGGCCTAATGGTCGTGGTGTCCTGCTACTTAGTCCTGGCTCCCATCATTGAAAAGCCAGAGCTGGAGTACCTCTACTGTACTATCTTCATCTTCAGTGGACTTCTTCTTTACTACCCTTTTGTCCACTGGAAGGTCAACTGGGCACGCAAACTCATGA GGCCCATTACCATGCATCTCCAGCTGCTGATGGAAGTAGTTCCTCCTGAGAAAACCGAATGA